Proteins encoded together in one Clupea harengus unplaced genomic scaffold, Ch_v2.0.2, whole genome shotgun sequence window:
- the cbll1 gene encoding E3 ubiquitin-protein ligase Hakai isoform X5: MQGTEGSGSLGGLDVRRRIPIKLLSKQTVRSKPVTRSQRPTGRQGSTSQPGEEDGHGFKKEERFDCGAKAGDVFGNQRRYPQPMYWDYKLNLLGEKDETPVHFCDKCGLPVKTYGRMVSKIPCKHVFCYDCALLHEKKGDKMCPGLSIYSCTDPVQRIEQCLRGSLYMCSIVQGCKRTYLSQRDLQAHVNHRHMRAGKASGGRIDLHHQQSVDVSERFRLPPPLLPKPHVMMPPNMGHGGHDPYGQPPPPTSHDDLRGGQPPPSPADLGPSRSMAQETFRISTVTTRKHSNLITVPIQDDATGPGSGRENLPQPGPGPTQPSLHHPGDYGSQPVVSHPHHMMAPPPQSHYGPPPPPPPINLSLQHPPQGSATPHMGVYNQAPPPPLSSAPPPITPPPGHLMGQMPPYMNHPPPGPPPQHGGPPVTGPPPHHYNSQFSEDQGTLSPPFAQQGGLSPGMWPPARGPPPPRMQGPPPQGQLPGPHHPDQSRYRPYYQ, from the exons ATGCAGGGCACAGAGGGTTCTGGGAGTTTGGGGGGACTGGATGTCCGTCGGAGGATCCCCATCAAACTACTTTCCAAACAGACAGTGAGGAGCAAACCCGTTACCCGTTCCCAGAGACCCACAGGAAGACAGGGTTCAACCTCCCAGCCTGGTGAAGAAG acGGCCACGGCTtcaagaaggaggagaggtttGATTGTGGTGCCAAGGCCGGGGATGTGTTTGGTAATCAACGGCGTTACCCCCAGCCTATGTACTGGGACTAtaag CTGAACCTGCTAGGTGAAAAAGACGAGACGCCAGTGCATTTCTGTGATAAATGTGGGCTTCCGGTCAAGACTTACGGTCGTATGGTAAGTAAG ATTCCATGTAAACATGTGTTCTGCTATGACTGTGCATTGCTCCATGAGAAGAAAGGTGACAAGATGTGTCCAGG TCTGTCCATATACAGCTGCACAGACCCGGTGCAGCGGATCGAACAGTGCCTGCGCGGCTCTCTGTACATGTGCAGCATTGTGCAGGGCTGCAAACGCACCTACCTGTCCCAGCGCGACCTGCAGGCGCACGTCAACCACCGGCACATGCGCGCGGGCAAGGCCTCCGGCGGACGCATCGACCTCCACCACCAGCAGTCTGTGGACGTGTCCGAGCGCTTCCGTCTTCCCCCGCCCCTGCTCCCCAAGCCGCATGTCATGATGCCCCCTAATATGGGTCACGGGGGTCATGATCCCTACGGCCAACCGCCGCCGCCGACATCGCACGACGACCTGCGGGGCGGCCAGCCCCCACCCTCGCCGGCAGACCTGGGGCCATCGCGCTCGATGGCGCAGGAGACCTTCCGCATCTCCACGGTGACCACGCGCAAGCACAGCAACCTCATCACTGTGCCGATCCAGGACGACGCCACCGGACCCGGTTCAGGCCGAGAGAACCTCCCGCAGCCGGGTCCCGGTCCGACCCAGCCTTCTCTGCATCACCCCGGAGATTATGGCAGCCAGCCCGTAGTTTCCCATCCACACCACATGATGGCGCCACCGCCGCAGTCTCACTACggccctcctccacctcccccacccatTAACCTCTCCCTGCAGCACCCGCCACAGGGCTCCGCCACGCCCCACATGGGAGTGTACAACCAGGCCCCCCCACCGCCCCTGTCTTCCGCACCCCCACCCATCACCCCGCCCCCGGGACACCTGATGGGCCAGATGCCCCCATACATGAACCACCCCCCTCCTGGACCGCCCCCACAGCACGGGGGCCCCCCTGTGACCGGGCCCCCTCCGCATCACTACAACTCCCAGTTCTCAGAGGACCAGGGCACGCTTAGCCCTCCCTTTGCCCAGCAAGGGGGACTCAGCCCTGGGATGTGGCCCCCTGCCAGAGGGCCTCCACCTCCACGGATGCAGGGACCTCCACCACAGGGGCAGCTGCCAGGCCCACACCACCCAGACCAGTCCCGATATCGGCCGTATTACCAGTAA
- the cbll1 gene encoding E3 ubiquitin-protein ligase Hakai isoform X1, with protein MDQNDHDMQGTEGSGSLGGLDVRRRIPIKLLSKQTVRSKPVTRSQRPTGRQGSTSQPGEEDGHGFKKEERFDCGAKAGDVFGNQRRYPQPMYWDYKLNLLGEKDETPVHFCDKCGLPVKTYGRMVSKIPCKHVFCYDCALLHEKKGDKMCPGLSIYSCTDPVQRIEQCLRGSLYMCSIVQGCKRTYLSQRDLQAHVNHRHMRAGKASGGRIDLHHQQSVDVSERFRLPPPLLPKPHVMMPPNMGHGGHDPYGQPPPPTSHDDLRGGQPPPSPADLGPSRSMAQETFRISTVTTRKHSNLITVPIQDDATGPGSGRENLPQPGPGPTQPSLHHPGDYGSQPVVSHPHHMMAPPPQSHYGPPPPPPPINLSLQHPPQGSATPHMGVYNQAPPPPLSSAPPPITPPPGHLMGQMPPYMNHPPPGPPPQHGGPPVTGPPPHHYNSQFSEDQGTLSPPFAQQGGLSPGMWPPARGPPPPRMQGPPPQGQLPGPHHPDQSRYRPYYQ; from the exons ATGGACCAAAATG ACCATGATATGCAGGGCACAGAGGGTTCTGGGAGTTTGGGGGGACTGGATGTCCGTCGGAGGATCCCCATCAAACTACTTTCCAAACAGACAGTGAGGAGCAAACCCGTTACCCGTTCCCAGAGACCCACAGGAAGACAGGGTTCAACCTCCCAGCCTGGTGAAGAAG acGGCCACGGCTtcaagaaggaggagaggtttGATTGTGGTGCCAAGGCCGGGGATGTGTTTGGTAATCAACGGCGTTACCCCCAGCCTATGTACTGGGACTAtaag CTGAACCTGCTAGGTGAAAAAGACGAGACGCCAGTGCATTTCTGTGATAAATGTGGGCTTCCGGTCAAGACTTACGGTCGTATGGTAAGTAAG ATTCCATGTAAACATGTGTTCTGCTATGACTGTGCATTGCTCCATGAGAAGAAAGGTGACAAGATGTGTCCAGG TCTGTCCATATACAGCTGCACAGACCCGGTGCAGCGGATCGAACAGTGCCTGCGCGGCTCTCTGTACATGTGCAGCATTGTGCAGGGCTGCAAACGCACCTACCTGTCCCAGCGCGACCTGCAGGCGCACGTCAACCACCGGCACATGCGCGCGGGCAAGGCCTCCGGCGGACGCATCGACCTCCACCACCAGCAGTCTGTGGACGTGTCCGAGCGCTTCCGTCTTCCCCCGCCCCTGCTCCCCAAGCCGCATGTCATGATGCCCCCTAATATGGGTCACGGGGGTCATGATCCCTACGGCCAACCGCCGCCGCCGACATCGCACGACGACCTGCGGGGCGGCCAGCCCCCACCCTCGCCGGCAGACCTGGGGCCATCGCGCTCGATGGCGCAGGAGACCTTCCGCATCTCCACGGTGACCACGCGCAAGCACAGCAACCTCATCACTGTGCCGATCCAGGACGACGCCACCGGACCCGGTTCAGGCCGAGAGAACCTCCCGCAGCCGGGTCCCGGTCCGACCCAGCCTTCTCTGCATCACCCCGGAGATTATGGCAGCCAGCCCGTAGTTTCCCATCCACACCACATGATGGCGCCACCGCCGCAGTCTCACTACggccctcctccacctcccccacccatTAACCTCTCCCTGCAGCACCCGCCACAGGGCTCCGCCACGCCCCACATGGGAGTGTACAACCAGGCCCCCCCACCGCCCCTGTCTTCCGCACCCCCACCCATCACCCCGCCCCCGGGACACCTGATGGGCCAGATGCCCCCATACATGAACCACCCCCCTCCTGGACCGCCCCCACAGCACGGGGGCCCCCCTGTGACCGGGCCCCCTCCGCATCACTACAACTCCCAGTTCTCAGAGGACCAGGGCACGCTTAGCCCTCCCTTTGCCCAGCAAGGGGGACTCAGCCCTGGGATGTGGCCCCCTGCCAGAGGGCCTCCACCTCCACGGATGCAGGGACCTCCACCACAGGGGCAGCTGCCAGGCCCACACCACCCAGACCAGTCCCGATATCGGCCGTATTACCAGTAA
- the cbll1 gene encoding E3 ubiquitin-protein ligase Hakai isoform X2, which yields MDQNDHDMQGTEGSGSLGGLDVRRRIPIKLLSKQTVRSKPVTRSQRPTGRQGSTSQPGEEDGHGFKKEERFDCGAKAGDVFGNQRRYPQPMYWDYKLNLLGEKDETPVHFCDKCGLPVKTYGRMIPCKHVFCYDCALLHEKKGDKMCPGLSIYSCTDPVQRIEQCLRGSLYMCSIVQGCKRTYLSQRDLQAHVNHRHMRAGKASGGRIDLHHQQSVDVSERFRLPPPLLPKPHVMMPPNMGHGGHDPYGQPPPPTSHDDLRGGQPPPSPADLGPSRSMAQETFRISTVTTRKHSNLITVPIQDDATGPGSGRENLPQPGPGPTQPSLHHPGDYGSQPVVSHPHHMMAPPPQSHYGPPPPPPPINLSLQHPPQGSATPHMGVYNQAPPPPLSSAPPPITPPPGHLMGQMPPYMNHPPPGPPPQHGGPPVTGPPPHHYNSQFSEDQGTLSPPFAQQGGLSPGMWPPARGPPPPRMQGPPPQGQLPGPHHPDQSRYRPYYQ from the exons ATGGACCAAAATG ACCATGATATGCAGGGCACAGAGGGTTCTGGGAGTTTGGGGGGACTGGATGTCCGTCGGAGGATCCCCATCAAACTACTTTCCAAACAGACAGTGAGGAGCAAACCCGTTACCCGTTCCCAGAGACCCACAGGAAGACAGGGTTCAACCTCCCAGCCTGGTGAAGAAG acGGCCACGGCTtcaagaaggaggagaggtttGATTGTGGTGCCAAGGCCGGGGATGTGTTTGGTAATCAACGGCGTTACCCCCAGCCTATGTACTGGGACTAtaag CTGAACCTGCTAGGTGAAAAAGACGAGACGCCAGTGCATTTCTGTGATAAATGTGGGCTTCCGGTCAAGACTTACGGTCGTATG ATTCCATGTAAACATGTGTTCTGCTATGACTGTGCATTGCTCCATGAGAAGAAAGGTGACAAGATGTGTCCAGG TCTGTCCATATACAGCTGCACAGACCCGGTGCAGCGGATCGAACAGTGCCTGCGCGGCTCTCTGTACATGTGCAGCATTGTGCAGGGCTGCAAACGCACCTACCTGTCCCAGCGCGACCTGCAGGCGCACGTCAACCACCGGCACATGCGCGCGGGCAAGGCCTCCGGCGGACGCATCGACCTCCACCACCAGCAGTCTGTGGACGTGTCCGAGCGCTTCCGTCTTCCCCCGCCCCTGCTCCCCAAGCCGCATGTCATGATGCCCCCTAATATGGGTCACGGGGGTCATGATCCCTACGGCCAACCGCCGCCGCCGACATCGCACGACGACCTGCGGGGCGGCCAGCCCCCACCCTCGCCGGCAGACCTGGGGCCATCGCGCTCGATGGCGCAGGAGACCTTCCGCATCTCCACGGTGACCACGCGCAAGCACAGCAACCTCATCACTGTGCCGATCCAGGACGACGCCACCGGACCCGGTTCAGGCCGAGAGAACCTCCCGCAGCCGGGTCCCGGTCCGACCCAGCCTTCTCTGCATCACCCCGGAGATTATGGCAGCCAGCCCGTAGTTTCCCATCCACACCACATGATGGCGCCACCGCCGCAGTCTCACTACggccctcctccacctcccccacccatTAACCTCTCCCTGCAGCACCCGCCACAGGGCTCCGCCACGCCCCACATGGGAGTGTACAACCAGGCCCCCCCACCGCCCCTGTCTTCCGCACCCCCACCCATCACCCCGCCCCCGGGACACCTGATGGGCCAGATGCCCCCATACATGAACCACCCCCCTCCTGGACCGCCCCCACAGCACGGGGGCCCCCCTGTGACCGGGCCCCCTCCGCATCACTACAACTCCCAGTTCTCAGAGGACCAGGGCACGCTTAGCCCTCCCTTTGCCCAGCAAGGGGGACTCAGCCCTGGGATGTGGCCCCCTGCCAGAGGGCCTCCACCTCCACGGATGCAGGGACCTCCACCACAGGGGCAGCTGCCAGGCCCACACCACCCAGACCAGTCCCGATATCGGCCGTATTACCAGTAA
- the cbll1 gene encoding E3 ubiquitin-protein ligase Hakai isoform X3 — protein sequence MDQNDHDMQGTEGSGSLGGLDVRRRIPIKLLSKQTVRSKPVTRSQRPTGRQGSTSQPDGHGFKKEERFDCGAKAGDVFGNQRRYPQPMYWDYKLNLLGEKDETPVHFCDKCGLPVKTYGRMVSKIPCKHVFCYDCALLHEKKGDKMCPGLSIYSCTDPVQRIEQCLRGSLYMCSIVQGCKRTYLSQRDLQAHVNHRHMRAGKASGGRIDLHHQQSVDVSERFRLPPPLLPKPHVMMPPNMGHGGHDPYGQPPPPTSHDDLRGGQPPPSPADLGPSRSMAQETFRISTVTTRKHSNLITVPIQDDATGPGSGRENLPQPGPGPTQPSLHHPGDYGSQPVVSHPHHMMAPPPQSHYGPPPPPPPINLSLQHPPQGSATPHMGVYNQAPPPPLSSAPPPITPPPGHLMGQMPPYMNHPPPGPPPQHGGPPVTGPPPHHYNSQFSEDQGTLSPPFAQQGGLSPGMWPPARGPPPPRMQGPPPQGQLPGPHHPDQSRYRPYYQ from the exons ATGGACCAAAATG ACCATGATATGCAGGGCACAGAGGGTTCTGGGAGTTTGGGGGGACTGGATGTCCGTCGGAGGATCCCCATCAAACTACTTTCCAAACAGACAGTGAGGAGCAAACCCGTTACCCGTTCCCAGAGACCCACAGGAAGACAGGGTTCAACCTCCCAGCCTG acGGCCACGGCTtcaagaaggaggagaggtttGATTGTGGTGCCAAGGCCGGGGATGTGTTTGGTAATCAACGGCGTTACCCCCAGCCTATGTACTGGGACTAtaag CTGAACCTGCTAGGTGAAAAAGACGAGACGCCAGTGCATTTCTGTGATAAATGTGGGCTTCCGGTCAAGACTTACGGTCGTATGGTAAGTAAG ATTCCATGTAAACATGTGTTCTGCTATGACTGTGCATTGCTCCATGAGAAGAAAGGTGACAAGATGTGTCCAGG TCTGTCCATATACAGCTGCACAGACCCGGTGCAGCGGATCGAACAGTGCCTGCGCGGCTCTCTGTACATGTGCAGCATTGTGCAGGGCTGCAAACGCACCTACCTGTCCCAGCGCGACCTGCAGGCGCACGTCAACCACCGGCACATGCGCGCGGGCAAGGCCTCCGGCGGACGCATCGACCTCCACCACCAGCAGTCTGTGGACGTGTCCGAGCGCTTCCGTCTTCCCCCGCCCCTGCTCCCCAAGCCGCATGTCATGATGCCCCCTAATATGGGTCACGGGGGTCATGATCCCTACGGCCAACCGCCGCCGCCGACATCGCACGACGACCTGCGGGGCGGCCAGCCCCCACCCTCGCCGGCAGACCTGGGGCCATCGCGCTCGATGGCGCAGGAGACCTTCCGCATCTCCACGGTGACCACGCGCAAGCACAGCAACCTCATCACTGTGCCGATCCAGGACGACGCCACCGGACCCGGTTCAGGCCGAGAGAACCTCCCGCAGCCGGGTCCCGGTCCGACCCAGCCTTCTCTGCATCACCCCGGAGATTATGGCAGCCAGCCCGTAGTTTCCCATCCACACCACATGATGGCGCCACCGCCGCAGTCTCACTACggccctcctccacctcccccacccatTAACCTCTCCCTGCAGCACCCGCCACAGGGCTCCGCCACGCCCCACATGGGAGTGTACAACCAGGCCCCCCCACCGCCCCTGTCTTCCGCACCCCCACCCATCACCCCGCCCCCGGGACACCTGATGGGCCAGATGCCCCCATACATGAACCACCCCCCTCCTGGACCGCCCCCACAGCACGGGGGCCCCCCTGTGACCGGGCCCCCTCCGCATCACTACAACTCCCAGTTCTCAGAGGACCAGGGCACGCTTAGCCCTCCCTTTGCCCAGCAAGGGGGACTCAGCCCTGGGATGTGGCCCCCTGCCAGAGGGCCTCCACCTCCACGGATGCAGGGACCTCCACCACAGGGGCAGCTGCCAGGCCCACACCACCCAGACCAGTCCCGATATCGGCCGTATTACCAGTAA
- the cbll1 gene encoding E3 ubiquitin-protein ligase Hakai isoform X4, with protein MDQNDHDMQGTEGSGSLGGLDVRRRIPIKLLSKQTVRSKPVTRSQRPTGRQGSTSQPDGHGFKKEERFDCGAKAGDVFGNQRRYPQPMYWDYKLNLLGEKDETPVHFCDKCGLPVKTYGRMIPCKHVFCYDCALLHEKKGDKMCPGLSIYSCTDPVQRIEQCLRGSLYMCSIVQGCKRTYLSQRDLQAHVNHRHMRAGKASGGRIDLHHQQSVDVSERFRLPPPLLPKPHVMMPPNMGHGGHDPYGQPPPPTSHDDLRGGQPPPSPADLGPSRSMAQETFRISTVTTRKHSNLITVPIQDDATGPGSGRENLPQPGPGPTQPSLHHPGDYGSQPVVSHPHHMMAPPPQSHYGPPPPPPPINLSLQHPPQGSATPHMGVYNQAPPPPLSSAPPPITPPPGHLMGQMPPYMNHPPPGPPPQHGGPPVTGPPPHHYNSQFSEDQGTLSPPFAQQGGLSPGMWPPARGPPPPRMQGPPPQGQLPGPHHPDQSRYRPYYQ; from the exons ATGGACCAAAATG ACCATGATATGCAGGGCACAGAGGGTTCTGGGAGTTTGGGGGGACTGGATGTCCGTCGGAGGATCCCCATCAAACTACTTTCCAAACAGACAGTGAGGAGCAAACCCGTTACCCGTTCCCAGAGACCCACAGGAAGACAGGGTTCAACCTCCCAGCCTG acGGCCACGGCTtcaagaaggaggagaggtttGATTGTGGTGCCAAGGCCGGGGATGTGTTTGGTAATCAACGGCGTTACCCCCAGCCTATGTACTGGGACTAtaag CTGAACCTGCTAGGTGAAAAAGACGAGACGCCAGTGCATTTCTGTGATAAATGTGGGCTTCCGGTCAAGACTTACGGTCGTATG ATTCCATGTAAACATGTGTTCTGCTATGACTGTGCATTGCTCCATGAGAAGAAAGGTGACAAGATGTGTCCAGG TCTGTCCATATACAGCTGCACAGACCCGGTGCAGCGGATCGAACAGTGCCTGCGCGGCTCTCTGTACATGTGCAGCATTGTGCAGGGCTGCAAACGCACCTACCTGTCCCAGCGCGACCTGCAGGCGCACGTCAACCACCGGCACATGCGCGCGGGCAAGGCCTCCGGCGGACGCATCGACCTCCACCACCAGCAGTCTGTGGACGTGTCCGAGCGCTTCCGTCTTCCCCCGCCCCTGCTCCCCAAGCCGCATGTCATGATGCCCCCTAATATGGGTCACGGGGGTCATGATCCCTACGGCCAACCGCCGCCGCCGACATCGCACGACGACCTGCGGGGCGGCCAGCCCCCACCCTCGCCGGCAGACCTGGGGCCATCGCGCTCGATGGCGCAGGAGACCTTCCGCATCTCCACGGTGACCACGCGCAAGCACAGCAACCTCATCACTGTGCCGATCCAGGACGACGCCACCGGACCCGGTTCAGGCCGAGAGAACCTCCCGCAGCCGGGTCCCGGTCCGACCCAGCCTTCTCTGCATCACCCCGGAGATTATGGCAGCCAGCCCGTAGTTTCCCATCCACACCACATGATGGCGCCACCGCCGCAGTCTCACTACggccctcctccacctcccccacccatTAACCTCTCCCTGCAGCACCCGCCACAGGGCTCCGCCACGCCCCACATGGGAGTGTACAACCAGGCCCCCCCACCGCCCCTGTCTTCCGCACCCCCACCCATCACCCCGCCCCCGGGACACCTGATGGGCCAGATGCCCCCATACATGAACCACCCCCCTCCTGGACCGCCCCCACAGCACGGGGGCCCCCCTGTGACCGGGCCCCCTCCGCATCACTACAACTCCCAGTTCTCAGAGGACCAGGGCACGCTTAGCCCTCCCTTTGCCCAGCAAGGGGGACTCAGCCCTGGGATGTGGCCCCCTGCCAGAGGGCCTCCACCTCCACGGATGCAGGGACCTCCACCACAGGGGCAGCTGCCAGGCCCACACCACCCAGACCAGTCCCGATATCGGCCGTATTACCAGTAA